A region of Struthio camelus isolate bStrCam1 chromosome 30, bStrCam1.hap1, whole genome shotgun sequence DNA encodes the following proteins:
- the GOLPH3L gene encoding Golgi phosphoprotein 3-like has translation MTTLTHRGRGKNSDKKPDSEEDAAADRDLKDEDANDSKDIRLTLMEEVLLLGLKDKEGYTSFWNDCISSGLRGGILIELALRGRIQLEPLTMRKKRLLDRKVVLKSDAPTGDVLLDETLRHIKATESAETVQTWIELLTGETWNPFKLQYQLRNVRERIAKNLVEKGILTTEKQNFLLFDMTTHPVSNATEKQRLVKKLQESMLERWVNDPHRMDRRTLALLVLAHSSDVLENVFASLADDKYDLAMNRSKDLLDLDPEMEAPKAKGTEMIWAVLAAFNKS, from the exons ATGACAACGCTAACGCATCGAGGACGAGGAAAGAACTCGGACAAGAAGCCCGACAGCGAGGAAGACGCGGCTGCGGACAGAGACCTGAAAGATGAAGACGCCAATGACTCCAAAGATATCCGCCTCACCCTCATGGAAGAGGTGCTGCTTCTGGGACTGAAGGACAAGGAA GGCTACACGTCCTTCTGGAATGACTGCATCTCTTCAGGCCTGCGAGGCGGCATCCTCATTGAACTAGCGCTGCGTGGCCGGATCCAGCTGGAGCCGCTCACCATGAGAAAGAAGCGGTTGCTGGACAGGAAG GTGGTCTTAAAGTCAGATGCTCCAACTGGTGATGTCTTGCTGGATGAGACCCTCCGCCACATCAAGGCTACAGAGTCTGCAGAAACAGTGCAGACCTGGATAGAGCTGCTCACTG gagaaacCTGGAACCCTTTCAAACTGCAGTACCAGCTGAGGAATGTCCGTGAACGCATAGCCAAGAACCTGGTGGAGAAAGGCATCCTCACCACAGAGAAGCAGAACTTCCTGCTCTTTGACATGACCACCCACCCCGTCAGCAATGCCACTGAGAAGCAGCGGCTGGTCAAGAAGCTCCAGGAGAGCATGCTGGAGCGCTGGGTGAATGACCCCCACCGCATGGACCGCAGGACTTTGGCTCTCCTGGTGTTGGCCCACTCCTCGGACGTGCTGGAAAATGTTTTTGCCAGCCTGGCAGATGACAAGTACGACTTGGCTATGAACAGGTCCAAGGACCTCCTGGATTTGGACCCTGAGATGGAAGCTCCCAAAGCCAAAGGCACAGAGATGATCTGGGCCGTCCTGGCGGCTTTCAACAAGTCCTAA